Proteins found in one Campylobacter lari genomic segment:
- a CDS encoding ABC transporter substrate-binding protein, with amino-acid sequence MKKISIVILSIIASNIIQAKEINIGVVLPLTGSTAAYGQSALDGIKIANSMKNILNNGDKVNLVVVDTKGDKIESANASTRLVSQNKAYALIGEMLTANTLQVIRIGEEKKIPVVAPAATADKILNKKLYASRVCFMDSFQGSSLATYVKNKLNYTKAVIVSDQSADYSLGLTRAFEKEFNKQGGKILDKFRITAGDKDFKAILSQIKNLKPDFIYIPVYYTEASLFARQAKSMGINIPMGSADGVADETFINLAQDAAEGYLFTDSFDYNNPPTQLSKDFILAYEKEKQSKEVPNFTAMGADAYFVIFEAMQKCINDFNSECINNNIHTTSKFEGVSGVISIDKTGNATRSIVIKSIENQKQVYKDTIIP; translated from the coding sequence ATGAAAAAAATTAGTATAGTTATATTATCTATCATAGCTAGCAATATTATACAAGCAAAAGAAATTAATATTGGCGTAGTTTTACCTCTAACAGGCTCTACTGCAGCTTATGGGCAAAGTGCCTTGGATGGTATAAAAATAGCAAATTCTATGAAAAACATTTTAAACAATGGAGATAAAGTAAATTTAGTTGTAGTAGATACAAAAGGAGATAAAATAGAAAGTGCAAATGCTAGCACAAGATTGGTTTCACAAAATAAAGCCTATGCGCTAATTGGAGAAATGTTAACAGCTAACACCTTACAAGTGATAAGAATTGGTGAAGAAAAAAAGATCCCAGTGGTTGCTCCTGCAGCTACTGCAGATAAAATTTTAAATAAAAAATTATACGCTAGTAGAGTTTGTTTTATGGATAGCTTTCAAGGTTCATCTTTGGCTACTTATGTAAAAAATAAACTAAATTACACCAAAGCTGTAATTGTTAGTGATCAAAGTGCGGATTATTCTTTAGGTTTAACTAGAGCCTTTGAAAAAGAATTTAACAAACAAGGTGGAAAAATTTTAGATAAATTTAGAATTACAGCAGGCGATAAAGACTTCAAAGCTATTCTTTCGCAAATTAAAAATTTAAAACCTGATTTTATCTACATTCCAGTGTATTACACAGAAGCTTCTTTATTTGCACGCCAAGCAAAATCAATGGGTATAAATATCCCTATGGGTTCAGCAGATGGAGTGGCTGATGAAACTTTTATTAATCTAGCTCAAGATGCAGCAGAAGGATATTTATTTACCGATAGCTTTGATTATAATAACCCACCAACGCAACTTTCTAAAGACTTTATATTAGCTTATGAAAAAGAAAAACAAAGCAAAGAAGTTCCAAATTTCACGGCTATGGGTGCAGATGCATATTTTGTGATTTTTGAAGCTATGCAAAAATGTATTAATGATTTTAACAGCGAATGTATCAATAACAATATTCACACTACTTCAAAATTTGAAGGTGTTAGCGGAGTAATTAGCATTGACAAAACAGGCAATGCTACACGTTCAATTGTTATAAAATCAATAGAAAATCAAAAACAAGTCTATAAAGATACGATTATTCCGTAA
- a CDS encoding branched-chain amino acid ABC transporter permease yields MDSSLILQQIINGFSLGSMYALIAIGYTMVYGVLRLINFAHGDIMMVGAYSALFCVTSMNVPFLGALSLAMLFAAALGIAIDRVAYKPLRKAPRISLLITAIGISFLIQNVFNVLFGSTPKYFPVPSYLETVINFNNINISVNSILVPILTFFILLVVLLILYKSKYGIAIRALAFDIHTVNLMGIDANRIIAIVFALGSALAAIGGIFWAVSYPSVEPSMGTLIGLKAFGAAVLGGIGSVAGAVLGGLIIGFTEVVVVAIFPDLSGFKDAFAFIFLVLILLFKPTGILGINFEKSRF; encoded by the coding sequence ATGGATAGTTCTTTAATTTTACAGCAGATTATAAATGGTTTTAGCTTAGGTAGTATGTATGCACTTATCGCCATAGGTTATACAATGGTTTACGGTGTTTTAAGATTGATCAATTTTGCACATGGTGACATTATGATGGTAGGTGCATATTCAGCTTTATTTTGTGTTACAAGTATGAATGTGCCTTTTTTGGGCGCTCTTTCTTTAGCTATGTTGTTTGCAGCAGCTTTAGGTATAGCTATTGATAGGGTAGCTTATAAACCTTTAAGAAAAGCGCCTAGAATTTCTTTACTTATCACAGCTATAGGTATAAGCTTTTTAATACAAAATGTATTTAATGTCTTATTTGGTTCAACACCAAAATATTTTCCTGTGCCAAGTTATCTTGAAACAGTGATTAATTTCAATAATATTAATATTAGTGTTAATAGTATTTTAGTACCTATTTTGACATTTTTTATACTATTAGTGGTTTTACTCATACTTTATAAAAGCAAATATGGCATTGCTATTAGAGCTTTAGCTTTTGATATACATACTGTAAATTTAATGGGAATTGATGCAAATCGTATTATAGCTATTGTATTTGCACTAGGTTCAGCTCTAGCTGCTATTGGTGGTATTTTTTGGGCTGTTAGTTATCCTTCTGTTGAACCTAGCATGGGAACCCTTATAGGACTTAAAGCCTTTGGTGCTGCTGTTTTAGGTGGTATTGGTTCGGTTGCTGGAGCAGTTTTAGGCGGCTTGATTATAGGATTTACAGAAGTTGTTGTAGTTGCTATTTTCCCTGATCTTTCTGGTTTTAAAGATGCTTTTGCATTTATCTTTTTAGTGTTGATTTTACTTTTTAAGCCAACTGGAATTTTGGGTATTAATTTTGAAAAAAGTAGGTTTTAA